In Gottschalkia purinilytica, the sequence CCGTGACCCAGCAACTCGTAAGCGATATGGTCGTGCATGGAAGAGAATACGTGACCGCTACATTGCAACTCATCCTCTTTGCGAGGAGTGTAAACGGCAAGGAAAGCTGACCCCAGCAACCGAGGTACATCACATTCTTCCTCTTGCAAGAGGTGGAACACATGATAGAAGCAATCTGATGTCCCTTTGTACTTCTTGTCACTCTGCCATCACTGCAAAAGATGGAGACCGTTG encodes:
- a CDS encoding HNH endonuclease gives rise to the protein MPRKPKRPCSYPGCPELTDRRFCEEHAKKEAARYEKYDRDPATRKRYGRAWKRIRDRYIATHPLCEECKRQGKLTPATEVHHILPLARGGTHDRSNLMSLCTSCHSAITAKDGDRWGTR